The Sulfitobacter donghicola DSW-25 = KCTC 12864 = JCM 14565 genome has a segment encoding these proteins:
- a CDS encoding sigma-54-dependent transcriptional regulator: MSRRVLLVDDDAAVREALSQTLELADIGCIAAGSFVVAADHITRDFEGVIISDIRMPGRDGFHLLAHTHAIDPDLPVILLTGEGDIPMAVKAMGDGAFDFLEKPCAAKDLLAVVERALKNRALVLENRELRQLIESGDPAARMIFGESDLAQALRGQVRRVAQAGGEVLINGAQGTGISKIAEVIHLSSTRSKRPFLKRAAHDLDADTLAAAFRDGDGGSLFIDEINMLPAQSQLALFEILEEAPATRLIAGSTRDLAIELDEGRFHGDLYYRLAVMPVRIPALSERPKDIPVLFRRYVAQAAEQSGQPAPEITPQITAALMAREWPGNARALMTEAMRFVMGVSDAPEVDEGVGLVAQLAQIEQSLIEGALKGAQGQASDAARALKLPRKTFYDKCTRYGIKPEDYRG, from the coding sequence ATGAGCCGCCGTGTCTTGTTGGTAGATGATGATGCCGCCGTCCGCGAAGCTTTGTCACAGACGCTAGAGCTGGCCGATATCGGCTGTATTGCCGCTGGATCCTTTGTGGTGGCCGCAGATCATATCACCCGTGATTTTGAAGGGGTGATTATTTCCGACATCCGCATGCCGGGGCGGGACGGTTTCCATTTGCTGGCCCATACCCATGCCATTGATCCCGACCTGCCTGTCATTTTGTTGACGGGGGAAGGCGATATTCCCATGGCCGTAAAGGCGATGGGCGATGGCGCCTTTGATTTTCTGGAAAAACCCTGCGCTGCCAAAGATTTGCTGGCCGTTGTTGAGCGGGCTTTGAAAAACCGCGCCTTGGTTCTGGAAAATCGGGAATTGCGTCAATTGATCGAAAGCGGAGACCCCGCTGCGCGCATGATCTTTGGGGAATCCGATCTGGCCCAAGCGCTGCGCGGGCAGGTGCGGCGGGTTGCGCAAGCAGGCGGCGAAGTTTTGATCAACGGGGCCCAAGGAACAGGGATATCCAAGATCGCCGAGGTCATCCACCTCAGCTCGACCCGCTCAAAACGTCCGTTTTTGAAACGTGCAGCCCATGATCTGGACGCCGATACGCTGGCGGCCGCATTTCGCGATGGCGACGGGGGCAGCCTGTTTATCGACGAAATCAATATGCTTCCAGCGCAAAGCCAGCTGGCCTTGTTCGAGATATTGGAAGAGGCGCCCGCGACCCGTTTGATCGCCGGTAGCACACGTGATTTGGCCATAGAATTGGACGAGGGGCGCTTTCACGGTGATCTATATTACCGCCTAGCTGTGATGCCTGTTCGCATTCCCGCGCTCAGCGAGCGGCCAAAGGATATTCCGGTCCTGTTTCGCCGCTATGTCGCCCAAGCCGCCGAGCAAAGCGGCCAGCCAGCGCCGGAAATCACCCCGCAGATCACCGCCGCCTTGATGGCACGCGAATGGCCCGGCAATGCCCGTGCGCTGATGACCGAGGCCATGCGATTTGTCATGGGCGTTTCAGACGCGCCAGAGGTCGACGAGGGCGTAGGGCTGGTTGCACAGCTTGCCCAGATCGAACAATCCTTGATCGAAGGGGCCTTGAAAGGGGCGCAGGGGCAGGCCAGCGATGCTGCGCGCGCGCTCAAGCTGCCGCGCAAGACTTTTTACGATAAATGCACACGCTACGGGATCAAACCCGAGGATTACCGCGGCTGA
- a CDS encoding sensor histidine kinase — protein sequence MKLGNGRRGLSIVVFLICVAALSTGVWRYAVHRGMAQLAARGTADLALASDRLVGQLQRYRDLAVIMADHPQVLNVLAQNGAGPSDNDLLQSAADKAAALDVMVVDRSGRVLAAAGNGAGITGAGAFVRRALNGALGRGYGAGSGRSYFYAAPVFAASGETMGALVVSTDLASVDYAWRGDTPPVFFTDGQGRVQVSNRSELVLWQRPDRDDLVQLAQQMDFEESRIAGHEIWRLRGGPYLPQDALHLTQDLPVIGMTGEVLLDVAPVRRLAASQAAAVAALCLAFGALLFLATERRRTLALANAQLEARVKARTQALRDINNELRREAAERSEAQLALAQAQDDLVQASKLSALGQLSAGISHELNQPLMAVQSFAENGVKFIERDKPERAAENLSRISDMADRMGRIIKNLRAFSKQETVQQVQVDLGRVLGSALELTQARRATMAVTLEFEAPQAPIWVQGGEVRLGQVFVNLVTNALDAMQDVQERRLEIKIAQADAVTVTITDTGHGIEAPEQVFDPFYSTKEVGAAKGIGLGLSISYAIVQSVGGEIRVHNTAQGACFTVMLLPMKQDRAA from the coding sequence ATGAAACTTGGAAATGGCCGTCGTGGTCTCAGCATTGTTGTTTTCTTGATCTGTGTCGCCGCTCTGTCTACGGGGGTGTGGCGCTATGCGGTGCATCGTGGCATGGCACAGCTGGCGGCGCGCGGCACTGCGGATCTGGCATTGGCGAGTGACCGTTTGGTGGGGCAATTACAGCGCTACCGCGACCTTGCCGTTATCATGGCGGACCACCCGCAGGTGCTAAATGTGTTGGCCCAGAACGGCGCCGGTCCCTCGGATAATGATCTGTTGCAAAGCGCTGCGGATAAGGCGGCGGCGTTGGATGTGATGGTGGTTGACCGTTCAGGGCGCGTGCTGGCTGCCGCAGGAAATGGCGCTGGCATAACGGGGGCAGGGGCCTTTGTGCGCCGCGCTTTGAACGGCGCGTTAGGGCGCGGCTATGGCGCGGGCTCTGGGCGTAGCTACTTTTACGCAGCGCCGGTTTTTGCGGCCTCTGGCGAAACGATGGGGGCGCTTGTTGTCTCTACTGATCTGGCGTCAGTTGATTACGCATGGCGCGGTGATACGCCACCGGTATTTTTCACCGATGGGCAAGGCCGCGTTCAGGTTTCCAACCGATCCGAGCTGGTTCTGTGGCAACGGCCTGATCGCGATGATCTTGTGCAGCTTGCCCAGCAGATGGATTTCGAAGAATCCCGTATCGCAGGCCATGAAATCTGGCGTTTGCGAGGGGGGCCCTATCTGCCCCAAGACGCGCTGCACCTCACCCAAGATTTGCCCGTCATCGGCATGACAGGCGAAGTGCTGCTGGATGTGGCGCCTGTGAGGCGGCTGGCGGCATCACAGGCCGCTGCGGTTGCGGCGCTGTGCCTTGCGTTTGGTGCGCTCTTGTTTCTGGCGACAGAAAGGCGGCGCACGCTGGCATTGGCCAATGCCCAGCTAGAGGCACGGGTAAAGGCGCGCACACAGGCCTTGCGCGACATCAACAACGAATTGCGCCGCGAGGCCGCAGAGAGATCCGAGGCACAACTGGCCTTGGCCCAAGCACAGGATGATCTGGTCCAAGCCAGCAAGCTGAGCGCGTTGGGGCAGCTTAGCGCGGGGATCAGCCATGAGCTGAACCAGCCGCTGATGGCGGTGCAATCCTTTGCTGAAAACGGGGTGAAATTCATCGAGCGCGACAAACCCGAACGCGCAGCTGAAAACCTGTCCCGTATCTCGGATATGGCCGATCGCATGGGGCGGATCATCAAAAACCTGCGGGCGTTTTCCAAACAGGAAACCGTGCAGCAGGTGCAGGTTGATCTGGGGCGGGTGCTGGGCTCGGCTCTTGAGCTGACACAGGCGCGGCGCGCGACCATGGCTGTGACGCTGGAGTTTGAGGCCCCACAGGCCCCGATCTGGGTGCAGGGGGGCGAGGTCCGCCTTGGTCAGGTTTTTGTGAACCTCGTCACCAACGCTTTGGACGCGATGCAGGATGTGCAGGAGCGCCGATTAGAGATCAAGATCGCTCAGGCTGACGCCGTTACCGTGACAATCACCGATACAGGCCACGGCATAGAGGCCCCTGAACAGGTATTTGACCCCTTTTATTCAACCAAAGAAGTTGGCGCCGCCAAAGGTATTGGGCTGGGCCTGTCGATCAGCTATGCCATTGTGCAAAGCGTCGGAGGAGAGATCAGGGTGCATAATACAGCGCAAGGGGCGTGCTTTACGGTGATGTTGCTGCCGATGAAACAGGACCGTGCAGCATGA
- a CDS encoding cytochrome P450 translates to MIHLHQSPHDPAFIQNPYPFYDRARSLGPITYWEDYAMPCAFDAATVNALLRDRRLGRAAPADQRRKVPDHLVPFQAIEQHSMLELEPPTHTRLRGLVLRAFTSRRIKSLEPDIHAVTDELLAALPHDCAFDLIPAFCTQLPVRIIARLLGVPEGMAPDLLNWSNDMVAMYQAGRTREIEDAAAAAATEFSEFLTKYIDARRNKPADDLITQLIAAEEDGEKLSTDELIGTCVLLLNAGHEATVHSLGNAVKCLLENATPSEALTPSAIAGTCEELFRYTPPLHMFDRYVYEDVEIAGETLPAGSRVGLVLGAAGRDPAVYADAATFRYDRNGKPHAAFGGGLHFCVGAPLARMEMQIALPAFFARFPTLALAEEPVFSDSYHFHKLDRLMVSGLG, encoded by the coding sequence ATGATTCACTTGCACCAATCCCCGCATGATCCCGCGTTTATCCAAAACCCTTATCCGTTTTATGACCGCGCGCGCAGCCTTGGCCCGATTACCTATTGGGAGGATTACGCCATGCCTTGTGCCTTTGATGCGGCAACGGTGAATGCGCTGCTGCGGGATCGCCGTTTGGGCCGCGCAGCGCCTGCGGATCAACGGCGCAAGGTGCCCGATCACCTCGTGCCCTTTCAAGCGATCGAGCAACACTCGATGCTGGAACTCGAACCACCAACCCACACCCGCCTGCGCGGATTGGTGTTACGGGCGTTCACCTCGCGGCGGATCAAATCGTTAGAACCCGATATACATGCTGTCACTGACGAGCTTTTGGCGGCGCTCCCCCATGATTGCGCCTTTGACCTGATCCCCGCCTTTTGCACGCAGCTGCCTGTGCGCATCATTGCCCGCCTTTTGGGGGTGCCAGAGGGAATGGCCCCTGACCTGCTGAACTGGTCCAACGATATGGTCGCCATGTATCAGGCAGGCCGTACGCGGGAAATCGAGGATGCTGCGGCAGCCGCTGCGACCGAGTTTTCCGAATTCCTGACCAAATACATCGACGCGCGCCGCAACAAGCCTGCCGATGATCTCATCACCCAACTGATCGCCGCTGAGGAAGATGGCGAAAAGCTGAGCACAGACGAGCTGATCGGCACATGTGTTCTGCTGCTAAACGCAGGGCACGAGGCGACCGTGCATAGTTTGGGCAATGCGGTGAAATGCCTGCTGGAAAACGCAACCCCCTCCGAGGCGTTAACCCCCAGCGCCATTGCAGGCACCTGCGAAGAGCTGTTCCGCTATACCCCGCCCCTGCACATGTTTGACCGCTATGTTTACGAGGATGTTGAAATCGCGGGCGAAACGCTGCCGGCGGGCAGCCGTGTGGGGCTGGTTCTTGGGGCGGCTGGGCGTGATCCTGCGGTCTATGCTGACGCGGCGACATTTCGCTATGATCGCAACGGCAAACCCCATGCCGCCTTTGGCGGCGGGTTACATTTTTGCGTCGGCGCGCCGCTTGCGCGGATGGAGATGCAGATCGCCCTGCCTGCGTTTTTTGCCCGTTTTCCAACCCTCGCCTTGGCCGAGGAGCCCGTGTTTTCCGACAGCTACCATTTTCACAAACTCGACCGCCTGATGGTCAGCGGCTTGGGCTAA
- a CDS encoding Lrp/AsnC family transcriptional regulator, giving the protein MNVRIDDTDRKILAALQQDASRSLDDIAREVGSSKTPVWNRIRKMREAGVIGQQTVVLDAEALGFEACFFVLIRTSEHEADWQGRFLKALQDRPEVQEAHRLAGDIDYILKVRVENARAYDRFYQALIAEVRVHNVTALLSMEQIKSTTMLPL; this is encoded by the coding sequence ATGAACGTTCGAATAGACGATACAGATCGGAAAATTTTGGCTGCACTGCAGCAGGACGCCAGCCGCTCATTGGACGATATTGCCCGCGAAGTGGGCAGTTCCAAGACGCCCGTCTGGAACCGGATTCGCAAAATGCGCGAGGCTGGGGTGATCGGTCAGCAGACTGTGGTGCTGGATGCCGAGGCGCTGGGGTTTGAGGCGTGTTTCTTTGTTCTGATCCGCACCTCCGAACACGAAGCCGATTGGCAGGGGCGCTTTCTCAAGGCGCTTCAGGATCGCCCCGAGGTGCAAGAGGCGCATCGCTTGGCGGGGGACATCGACTATATCCTAAAGGTGCGTGTGGAAAACGCCCGCGCCTATGATCGCTTTTATCAGGCGCTGATCGCCGAAGTGCGCGTGCACAACGTAACGGCGTTGCTGTCGATGGAGCAGATCAAATCAACCACGATGCTACCGCTTTAG
- the cysG gene encoding siroheme synthase CysG: MDHFPIFLSTKDAHIIVSGGQDAAVAKLRLLMKSSARISVFAADPAPEIERWHREGKLSLHARALAEGDTAQAALFYGANEDAVEDARTAALAHKDGVLVNIVDNLQDSQFITPAIVDRDPVTIAIGTEGAAPVLARAIKADLEERLPQSLGTLARIGKTFRAAAEALPFGRARRDFWRGYYFDAGPKAIAEGHAQVQPALEKLLDNHLNKTARSGHIAFVGGGPGDPELLTLKARRALDEADVVIYDRLISPEILELARREATMIDVGKEGFGEHTPQEYINALLVKHAKAGAQVVRLKSGDATVFGRLDEEIDAVDAHGIGWHIVPGITSASAAVAAIGQSLTKRGRNASVRFLTGHDMKGFADHDWSALARAGEVAAIYMGKKSARFVQGRLLMHGADRQTPITIIENASRADQRVIETTLDALPATLHAAALTGPALTFLGLAPRAAVALAPTFQIEEFA; encoded by the coding sequence ATGGACCACTTCCCGATCTTTCTGAGCACAAAAGACGCACATATCATTGTCTCCGGAGGCCAAGATGCCGCCGTGGCAAAGCTGCGTCTGTTGATGAAATCCTCTGCGCGCATCTCGGTTTTTGCAGCAGATCCCGCACCAGAGATCGAACGCTGGCATCGCGAAGGTAAACTTTCCCTTCATGCCCGCGCTCTGGCGGAGGGTGACACAGCACAGGCCGCATTGTTCTACGGCGCCAATGAGGATGCGGTTGAAGATGCCCGTACCGCTGCATTGGCCCATAAAGATGGCGTTCTGGTAAACATCGTTGATAACCTGCAAGACAGCCAGTTTATCACCCCCGCCATTGTTGATCGTGACCCCGTCACAATCGCCATTGGCACCGAAGGAGCCGCCCCTGTTCTGGCCCGCGCGATTAAGGCTGATCTGGAAGAGCGCCTTCCCCAATCGCTGGGCACGCTGGCGCGTATCGGCAAAACCTTTCGCGCCGCAGCAGAAGCGCTGCCGTTTGGCCGTGCGCGCCGTGATTTCTGGCGCGGCTATTATTTTGACGCTGGCCCAAAGGCGATTGCCGAGGGGCATGCGCAGGTACAACCCGCGCTTGAAAAACTATTGGACAATCATTTGAACAAAACCGCCCGCAGCGGTCACATCGCTTTTGTCGGGGGTGGCCCAGGTGACCCCGAGCTGCTGACGCTCAAGGCGCGCCGCGCTTTGGACGAGGCCGATGTGGTGATTTACGACCGCCTGATCAGTCCAGAAATTCTGGAACTGGCCCGCCGCGAAGCCACCATGATTGACGTGGGCAAAGAAGGCTTTGGCGAACATACGCCGCAGGAATACATCAACGCATTGCTGGTCAAACATGCCAAAGCTGGTGCGCAGGTTGTGCGCCTGAAATCTGGCGATGCAACTGTTTTCGGGCGTTTGGACGAAGAAATAGACGCGGTCGATGCCCATGGCATCGGCTGGCATATCGTTCCCGGGATCACCTCGGCCTCGGCTGCGGTTGCAGCGATCGGGCAAAGCCTGACCAAACGCGGGCGCAATGCTTCTGTTCGGTTCCTGACGGGGCACGACATGAAAGGCTTTGCCGATCATGATTGGTCTGCCCTTGCCCGCGCGGGCGAGGTTGCCGCGATCTATATGGGCAAAAAATCGGCACGGTTTGTGCAGGGTCGCCTGTTGATGCATGGCGCGGACCGTCAGACCCCGATCACAATCATCGAAAACGCCTCGCGCGCGGATCAGCGGGTGATTGAAACCACGCTAGACGCCCTGCCCGCGACGCTTCATGCCGCTGCCCTCACGGGTCCGGCGCTCACCTTTCTTGGCCTCGCCCCTCGTGCGGCTGTGGCTCTTGCTCCTACCTTTCAGATTGAGGAATTCGCCTGA
- a CDS encoding DUF2849 domain-containing protein → MAKAFKPSVITANDLLEGDVVYLSGADWVRALSDAEVIADEAEANDRLTKASARAAEVVGVYLTPVATEDGTIQTTHFREEFRATGPSNYAHGKQERA, encoded by the coding sequence ATGGCAAAAGCATTCAAACCTTCCGTTATTACGGCCAATGACCTTCTTGAAGGAGATGTGGTGTATCTGAGCGGCGCGGACTGGGTCCGTGCCTTGAGCGATGCCGAAGTTATCGCCGACGAAGCAGAGGCCAACGACCGCCTGACAAAAGCGTCAGCGCGTGCCGCCGAGGTTGTCGGCGTCTACCTGACCCCTGTCGCCACCGAAGACGGCACCATCCAGACCACCCATTTTCGCGAAGAATTCCGCGCAACCGGACCTTCCAACTATGCCCATGGCAAACAGGAGCGCGCATAA
- a CDS encoding nitrite/sulfite reductase — translation MYSYTDFDANFLAERNAQFRSQVERRIDGSLTEDEFKPFRLMNGLYLQLHAYMLRVAIPYGTLNGAQMHRLADIADKWDKGYGHFTTRQNIQYNWPKLRDVPDMLDALGEVNMHAIQTSGNTIRNVTADHFAGAAADEIADPRPVAELIRQWSTDHPEFQALPRKFKVAVSGAPHDRAVLKAHDIGIQIVERDGVLGYEVIVGGGLGRTPMIGKTLYDFVSGEDLLPTLEAIVSVYNLLGRRDNKYKARIKITVHENGIEDIRARVDARYALIRPLFTGVDQQMLARIEDDFALPKFNTKSIAPFESAYTNDPVFRSWADTNLAAHREEGYAIVSISLKAHGATPGDATSEQMRVMAELAKEYGHDELRISHEQNVILPHVHRADLPAVHAALKAVGLGTANIGLISDIIACPGMDYCALATARSIPIAQEIATRFDELKLEHEVGPLKVKISGCINACGHHHVGHIGILGLDRAGVENYQITLGGDGSEDASIGERAGPGFSAEEIIPAIERLVLGYLDLRSDPSETFLQTYRRLGLAPFKAVLYPEVKVNAA, via the coding sequence ATGTACAGCTATACAGACTTTGACGCCAATTTTCTGGCCGAACGCAACGCCCAGTTCCGCTCTCAGGTGGAGCGCCGCATTGATGGCAGCCTGACCGAGGATGAGTTCAAGCCTTTTCGCCTGATGAATGGTCTATACCTTCAGCTGCATGCTTATATGCTGCGGGTTGCGATCCCCTATGGCACGTTGAACGGCGCGCAAATGCATAGGCTGGCGGATATTGCTGACAAATGGGACAAGGGCTATGGCCATTTCACCACCCGTCAGAACATCCAGTACAACTGGCCCAAGCTGCGCGATGTGCCTGACATGCTGGATGCTTTGGGTGAGGTGAACATGCACGCGATCCAGACCTCGGGGAACACCATCCGCAACGTGACGGCAGACCATTTCGCTGGCGCCGCCGCGGATGAGATCGCCGATCCCCGCCCTGTGGCCGAGCTGATCCGCCAGTGGTCCACCGACCACCCCGAATTCCAAGCCCTGCCGCGCAAGTTCAAGGTTGCAGTCTCTGGCGCGCCCCATGACCGCGCTGTGCTGAAAGCCCATGACATTGGCATCCAGATCGTCGAACGTGACGGTGTGCTGGGCTATGAAGTGATCGTCGGTGGGGGCCTTGGCCGCACCCCGATGATCGGCAAAACCCTGTATGATTTCGTCTCTGGCGAAGATCTGCTGCCAACCTTGGAAGCCATTGTATCGGTTTATAACCTGTTGGGGCGCCGCGATAATAAATATAAGGCGCGGATCAAGATCACCGTGCATGAAAACGGCATCGAAGACATTCGCGCCCGCGTTGATGCGCGCTATGCGCTGATCCGCCCGCTGTTTACCGGCGTTGACCAGCAGATGCTGGCGCGGATCGAAGATGACTTTGCCCTGCCAAAGTTTAACACCAAATCAATCGCCCCGTTTGAGAGCGCCTATACCAATGATCCGGTGTTCCGTTCATGGGCAGATACCAACCTCGCCGCGCACCGCGAAGAGGGTTATGCAATTGTGTCCATCTCGCTCAAGGCGCATGGCGCAACACCGGGGGATGCCACATCTGAACAGATGCGTGTCATGGCAGAGCTGGCCAAAGAATACGGTCACGATGAGCTGCGCATCAGCCATGAGCAGAACGTCATCCTGCCCCATGTTCACCGCGCCGACCTGCCTGCCGTTCACGCCGCCCTAAAGGCCGTTGGTTTGGGCACCGCTAATATCGGGTTGATTTCGGATATCATCGCCTGCCCTGGTATGGATTATTGCGCCTTGGCCACGGCGCGTTCGATCCCGATTGCACAGGAAATCGCCACGCGGTTTGACGAGCTGAAGCTGGAACATGAGGTGGGGCCGCTCAAGGTCAAAATCTCGGGCTGCATCAACGCTTGTGGTCACCACCACGTGGGTCACATCGGCATTCTGGGCCTAGATCGTGCTGGCGTGGAAAACTACCAGATCACGCTGGGCGGTGATGGATCGGAAGATGCCAGCATCGGCGAACGTGCAGGCCCCGGCTTTTCCGCGGAGGAGATCATTCCGGCCATCGAGCGTTTGGTGCTGGGTTATCTGGATCTGCGCTCTGACCCGTCCGAGACCTTTTTGCAAACATACCGCCGCCTCGGCCTCGCGCCGTTCAAAGCAGTCCTTTATCCAGAGGTTAAGGTAAATGCCGCGTAA
- a CDS encoding phosphoadenylyl-sulfate reductase, producing the protein MPRNLPPQARVEMLNAALKHHSAPDILKTAFDVVPNLALVSSFGAESVALLYLASRVNPDVQVIFIDTMLLFPETLQYQKEVAKTLGLRRVQVLRANTALEDPDNTLLQRNTDACCDLRKTRVLDKALSGYDGWITGRKRFQSGERSSLVPFETEEGTGRIKVNPLAHWTREDVLQYIEENNLPRHPLVAKGYPSIGCAPCTSPVAEGEDIRAGRWRGEDKDECGIHFVNGKMVRVGAPT; encoded by the coding sequence ATGCCGCGTAACCTGCCCCCCCAAGCCCGCGTTGAAATGCTCAACGCGGCGCTAAAGCACCACTCGGCGCCAGATATCCTGAAAACCGCGTTTGACGTGGTGCCCAATCTGGCGCTGGTCTCTAGCTTTGGCGCTGAAAGTGTTGCGTTGCTATATCTCGCCTCGCGCGTCAATCCAGATGTGCAGGTGATCTTTATTGATACGATGTTGCTGTTTCCAGAAACTTTGCAGTATCAAAAAGAGGTCGCCAAGACCTTGGGATTGCGCCGCGTGCAGGTTTTGCGTGCCAATACGGCTTTGGAAGACCCTGACAACACGCTGCTTCAACGCAACACCGATGCCTGCTGTGATTTGCGCAAAACCCGTGTGCTGGATAAGGCCCTGTCGGGCTATGACGGCTGGATCACAGGCCGGAAACGGTTCCAATCGGGCGAGCGATCTTCACTGGTTCCGTTTGAGACCGAAGAAGGCACAGGCCGGATCAAGGTGAATCCGCTGGCCCATTGGACCCGCGAAGATGTGCTGCAATATATCGAAGAAAACAACCTGCCGCGCCATCCGCTGGTGGCCAAAGGTTATCCTTCGATCGGCTGTGCGCCTTGCACATCGCCGGTTGCAGAGGGTGAAGATATTCGCGCCGGACGCTGGCGCGGCGAAGACAAAGATGAATGTGGCATCCATTTTGTGAATGGTAAAATGGTTCGCGTAGGAGCACCAACATGA
- a CDS encoding DUF934 domain-containing protein, whose product MTIIVTDNGFASDDWDKGFSASGAANDCTALDLPSDIHPEKVELSSQIEMIRIDFPSSADGRGFTIARALRLRGYTGRLRARGQVLADQYAMARRSGFDEVEIDEALAARQPVDQWQFRADWKAHDYQARLRG is encoded by the coding sequence ATGACGATTATTGTAACTGATAACGGCTTTGCCTCAGACGATTGGGACAAGGGTTTTAGCGCCTCTGGAGCCGCAAATGATTGCACCGCTCTTGACCTGCCCTCAGACATCCACCCCGAAAAGGTTGAGCTGTCGTCGCAGATTGAAATGATCCGGATTGATTTCCCCTCTTCGGCGGATGGCCGCGGTTTCACGATCGCACGGGCTTTGCGCCTGCGCGGCTATACGGGGCGCCTGCGCGCGCGCGGTCAGGTGCTAGCGGATCAATACGCGATGGCCCGCCGTTCAGGATTTGACGAAGTCGAAATCGACGAGGCACTTGCCGCCCGCCAGCCCGTGGATCAGTGGCAGTTTCGCGCCGATTGGAAGGCACATGACTATCAGGCCCGCTTGCGCGGCTAA
- a CDS encoding ferredoxin--NADP reductase: MTEQSPVTTQTAKAVPTLPDAQTVTKVTHWTDRLFSFRVTRPASLRFRSGEFVMIGLMGEPHPETGKQKPLLRAYSIASPSWDEELEFYSIKVQDGPLTSRLQHIKEGDEIILRPKPVGTLVHDALLPGKRIWFFSTGTGFAPFASLLRDPETYEKFDEVIITHTCRDVAELEYSRKLIEDLQSDELMQELIGAEHLAKIRYYPTTTREESPKMGRITTLLSDGTVFRDLGIDGISVDTDRAMVCGSMGLNVDIKEILEGFGLEEGANSDPKHYVVEKAFVG; this comes from the coding sequence ATGACAGAGCAATCTCCCGTGACTACACAAACAGCAAAAGCCGTCCCCACCCTGCCTGATGCACAGACCGTTACCAAGGTAACCCACTGGACAGACAGATTGTTTTCATTCCGCGTGACGCGCCCTGCCTCGTTGCGGTTCCGCTCGGGCGAGTTTGTGATGATTGGCCTGATGGGTGAACCCCACCCTGAGACAGGCAAGCAAAAGCCGCTGCTGCGCGCCTATTCCATTGCCTCACCTTCGTGGGACGAAGAGCTGGAATTTTACTCGATCAAGGTTCAAGACGGCCCGCTGACCTCGCGCTTGCAACACATCAAAGAAGGTGACGAGATCATCTTGCGCCCCAAACCTGTGGGCACACTGGTGCATGACGCCTTGTTGCCGGGCAAACGCATCTGGTTCTTCTCGACGGGTACGGGATTTGCCCCTTTCGCCAGCCTTCTGCGCGATCCTGAGACCTATGAAAAATTCGACGAGGTCATCATCACCCACACCTGCCGCGATGTTGCCGAGCTGGAATATTCGCGCAAGCTGATCGAAGATTTGCAAAGTGACGAGTTGATGCAGGAACTCATCGGCGCCGAGCATCTCGCCAAAATCCGCTATTACCCCACCACCACCCGCGAAGAGAGCCCCAAAATGGGCCGCATCACGACCTTGCTGTCGGATGGCACGGTTTTCCGCGATCTCGGGATTGATGGTATTTCGGTAGATACGGACCGCGCGATGGTTTGTGGCTCGATGGGGTTGAACGTGGACATCAAGGAAATCCTCGAAGGGTTTGGTCTGGAAGAAGGCGCGAATTCCGACCCTAAACACTATGTGGTCGAGAAAGCCTTTGTAGGCTAA
- a CDS encoding M50 family metallopeptidase, whose translation MTYLKSHWQLLALIAAVFALWQTPVVVPLKILVVFFHELSHAMAAWLTGGSVEQISLSPQQGGFAITRGGNRFAILTAGYLGSLLIGAGLLMLALRSALDRGVTALLGAVMLLVTALYIRDLFAALFCIATGLILLGAARFLGHAANDMILRVIGLSSLIYVPYDIFDDTIARSSLPSDAHMLAHEFGGATVMWGGLWLVLSAVVILWSFRKILGQSSNLTFPNRP comes from the coding sequence ATGACATATCTAAAATCACACTGGCAGTTACTGGCCCTGATCGCGGCGGTCTTTGCGCTTTGGCAGACGCCCGTTGTTGTGCCGCTGAAAATCCTTGTCGTTTTCTTTCACGAGCTATCTCACGCCATGGCGGCATGGCTCACCGGTGGATCGGTCGAGCAGATATCGCTCTCGCCCCAACAAGGCGGGTTTGCGATCACCCGAGGGGGCAATCGCTTTGCCATCCTAACGGCGGGGTATCTGGGGTCGCTTCTCATCGGGGCGGGGTTGCTCATGCTTGCCCTGCGCAGCGCGTTGGACCGTGGGGTTACCGCGCTTCTCGGGGCGGTGATGCTATTGGTGACGGCGCTTTATATCCGCGATCTGTTTGCTGCATTGTTTTGCATCGCAACGGGGCTGATCCTGTTGGGCGCGGCGCGGTTTTTGGGGCATGCGGCCAATGACATGATTCTGCGGGTTATCGGGCTGAGCAGCCTGATCTATGTGCCCTATGACATTTTCGATGATACCATCGCGCGGTCCAGCCTGCCTTCTGATGCGCATATGCTGGCCCATGAGTTTGGCGGCGCAACAGTAATGTGGGGCGGGCTGTGGCTGGTGCTGAGCGCGGTTGTGATCCTCTGGAGCTTTCGCAAGATCTTAGGCCAATCCAGCAACCTCACCTTTCCCAACCGCCCATAA